A DNA window from Haliovirga abyssi contains the following coding sequences:
- the ylxM gene encoding YlxM family DNA-binding protein, whose product MELEDFFETSILLQYYKNLLSEKQKKYMIEHFEEDYSLSEIANKYSISRQAVYENIKRGIKVLYEYEEKLKFRNKEKRIKNELQKINNKYNIIELEEIINEFSV is encoded by the coding sequence ATGGAATTAGAAGATTTTTTTGAGACATCTATATTATTGCAGTATTATAAAAATTTACTTAGTGAAAAACAAAAAAAATATATGATAGAACATTTTGAAGAAGATTATTCATTAAGTGAAATTGCAAATAAATATAGCATTAGCAGACAGGCTGTATATGAAAATATAAAACGTGGAATAAAAGTATTGTATGAATATGAAGAAAAATTAAAATTTCGGAATAAAGAAAAACGAATAAAAAATGAATTACAGAAAATTAATAATAAATATAATATAATCGAATTAGAAGAGATCATAAATGAATTTTCTGTATAA
- a CDS encoding PIN domain-containing protein yields the protein MKIVDANIILRYLLEDHEEHLREAENIIENNDILIFNEVIAEVIYVLEKLYKVNRVNIMQGLVDFFSNRSVELEKEEVVKKALKLFSEKKLDFVDCLLYAYSFEAGYEIATFDKKLLKAIANSK from the coding sequence TTGAAAATAGTTGATGCAAATATTATTTTGAGATATTTATTGGAAGATCATGAAGAACATTTAAGGGAAGCTGAAAATATAATAGAAAACAATGATATTTTAATTTTTAATGAAGTAATTGCGGAAGTTATTTATGTTTTGGAAAAACTATATAAAGTTAACAGAGTTAATATAATGCAAGGATTGGTTGATTTTTTTAGCAATAGGAGTGTAGAATTAGAAAAAGAAGAAGTAGTAAAAAAAGCTTTGAAACTTTTTTCTGAGAAAAAACTTGATTTTGTAGATTGTTTATTGTATGCTTATTCATTCGAAGCTGGATATGAAATAGCAACTTTTGACAAAAAATTATTAAAAGCTATAGCAAATTCAAAATAA
- a CDS encoding adenylosuccinate synthase, with protein sequence MAGYVVVGTQWGDEGKGKIIDVLAEKADVIIRYQGGNNAGHTVVINDEKFILHLIPSGILNGNGDCIIGPGVVVDPKVLLEEIELLESKGINTEKLYVSDRAHLIMPYHITIDEVKEDLRGKNKIGTTKRGIGPAYGDKISRIGMRVGDLLELDYFKDRLYENVKEKNMFFEKVYGVNSLDFEEIFEEYKGYASQLKDRIIDNIPIVNDALDENKMVLFEGAQATMLDINYGTYPYVTSSSPTSAGAPVGTGAAPTRIDKIIGVMKAYTTRVGAGPFPSELDDEMGEKLRKTGGEYGATTGRPRRCGWFDGVVGRYSVIINGLTDIVLTKIDVLSGLDTIKIATGYEIDGKVYKTVPASLGKIEKAVPVYEELNGWAEDISKIKSYDALPENAKKYIAKIEEVVGAKISMVSVGPNRDQNIFIREI encoded by the coding sequence ATGGCAGGTTATGTAGTGGTTGGTACGCAATGGGGAGACGAAGGTAAAGGTAAGATTATTGATGTGTTAGCAGAAAAAGCAGATGTAATAATAAGATATCAAGGAGGAAATAACGCTGGGCATACAGTTGTTATTAATGATGAGAAATTTATTTTGCATTTGATTCCATCTGGTATTTTAAATGGAAATGGAGATTGTATTATTGGGCCTGGAGTTGTAGTAGATCCAAAAGTATTATTAGAAGAGATTGAACTTTTAGAATCAAAAGGAATTAATACGGAAAAATTATATGTTAGTGACAGAGCTCATCTTATTATGCCATATCATATTACAATAGATGAGGTCAAAGAAGATTTAAGAGGAAAAAATAAAATAGGAACAACTAAACGTGGAATTGGTCCAGCATATGGAGATAAAATTTCTAGAATAGGTATGAGAGTTGGAGATTTACTTGAATTAGATTATTTTAAAGACAGATTATATGAAAATGTAAAAGAAAAAAATATGTTTTTTGAAAAAGTATATGGTGTAAATAGTCTTGATTTTGAAGAGATATTTGAAGAATACAAAGGATATGCATCTCAATTAAAAGATAGAATAATTGACAATATTCCAATTGTAAATGATGCTTTGGATGAAAATAAAATGGTGTTATTTGAAGGGGCACAAGCTACAATGCTTGATATTAATTATGGAACTTATCCATATGTAACGTCATCATCGCCAACATCAGCAGGAGCACCTGTTGGGACTGGAGCTGCTCCTACTAGAATAGACAAAATAATAGGAGTTATGAAAGCGTATACAACAAGAGTTGGAGCAGGGCCTTTTCCTAGTGAATTAGATGATGAAATGGGAGAAAAATTAAGAAAAACTGGTGGAGAATATGGAGCAACTACAGGTAGACCAAGAAGATGTGGATGGTTTGATGGTGTTGTAGGAAGATATTCTGTAATTATAAATGGATTGACAGATATAGTGTTGACAAAAATAGATGTATTAAGTGGATTAGATACAATAAAAATTGCAACAGGTTATGAAATAGATGGAAAAGTATACAAAACAGTTCCAGCATCACTTGGAAAAATAGAAAAAGCCGTGCCTGTATATGAAGAATTAAATGGATGGGCAGAAGATATAAGTAAAATAAAAAGTTATGATGCATTACCAGAAAATGCTAAAAAATATATAGCTAAAATAGAAGAAGTTGTAGGAGCAAAAATTTCAATGGTATCAGTTGGACCAAATAGAGATCAAAATATTTTTATTAGAGAAATATAA
- the trmB gene encoding tRNA (guanosine(46)-N7)-methyltransferase TrmB yields the protein MWQNFFEKEKKFLNPYIERMKNYKDYIMYEKEKMNLYKGSWKEYFKNDNPIYLEIGSGAGNFIARSGEKVKDKNFIGIEIKFKRLVLAAQKCKKRNLKNVLLLRRRGEEILEFLGKSEISGLYINFPDPWEKEKQRKNRMIQQGLFDNLDVIMKKGGKIFFKTDHKGYYMDVLELMKDIKGYKIVFNTEDLHSSDRAKENVSTEFEDMFLKKGMKINYIEIEKEV from the coding sequence TATAAAGATTATATTATGTATGAAAAAGAAAAAATGAATTTATATAAAGGAAGCTGGAAAGAATATTTTAAAAATGATAATCCAATATATTTGGAAATTGGTTCAGGAGCAGGAAATTTTATAGCTAGATCTGGAGAAAAAGTAAAAGATAAAAACTTTATAGGTATTGAAATTAAATTCAAAAGATTAGTTTTAGCAGCCCAAAAGTGTAAAAAAAGAAATTTGAAAAATGTTCTTCTTTTGAGAAGAAGAGGAGAAGAAATTTTAGAATTTTTAGGAAAAAGTGAAATAAGTGGATTATATATTAATTTTCCAGATCCATGGGAAAAAGAGAAACAAAGAAAAAATAGAATGATTCAACAAGGGCTTTTTGATAATTTAGATGTGATAATGAAAAAAGGTGGAAAAATATTTTTTAAAACAGATCATAAAGGATATTATATGGATGTATTGGAATTAATGAAAGATATTAAAGGATATAAAATAGTGTTTAATACAGAGGATTTACATTCTAGCGACAGGGCAAAAGAAAATGTATCTACAGAATTTGAAGATATGTTTTTGAAAAAAGGTATGAAGATTAATTATATAGAAATAGAGAAAGAGGTGTAA